The Salmo salar unplaced genomic scaffold, Ssal_v3.1, whole genome shotgun sequence DNA window AAGACTGCATCAACTTTGTCACTGACTGCATCAGGCTGCCTAAAGAAGCATCAAGAGGAGAAGACTGCATAGCAACTGTGAACTAGGATTTTCAATTGGTGCATAAATCGAAGAGGGTGCGGCTTTACTACATtgagtaaaatatatattttactttCAGTTTCATTTCTTCGTTTGCGACTGTTGGTTTGGTCCAGTTTCATATATTTTTCAGCATTGGAAAGACTTGGAAAAATAAATCATGAAAACGGTTTTGTCCGTAGTTGCTTTCTGCGTCGTGTTGGTGACCATAAACGCAAAAGAATGTAAGTAATGTATAAGAATTACTTTGTAATTATGATTAGCCTATATTGATGGGATTGTGTTGTGTACGAACTTAATTTGAAAGGCCTCACCCACGACGTTCCTGAAAACAATTATATATTTCCTTATATCTTAACTTATATCTTAAGTCGACAGCAAATGTGTACTTTATATGGGTTACGCTTCTAAGCAAATGTATATTGAGCAGAGAGATTACTATTTTGTTTTTATAGTGAGAATAAGATAATCAACTTCTGTGATACTGCATATGTGTGTGCGGGCGCCTGCCTGACTGTGCCATTCCCTCCTCCCCCTGTAGCTCCCCCCAAGGTGCAGGTGTACAGCCGTAACCCAGGGGAACATGGGAAGGACAACACCCTGATCTGTCACGTGAGTGGCTTCCACCCCCCTGACATCAGCATCCAGCTCCTGAAGAATGGTGTGGAGATCCCAGACGCCAAGCAGACAGACCTGGCCTTCGAACAGGGATGGCAGTTCCACCTCACCAAGAGTGTTGGATTCACACCAGACAGCGGAGAGGAGTACACCTGCAGAGTCCGCCACCTGAAGAATCTGAAGAcctacacctggggtgagttactagtatagttagtagttagaggagtacacctggggtgagttactagtatagttagtagttagaggagtacacctggggtgagttactagtatagttagtagttagaggagtacacctggggtgagttactagtatagttagtagttagtagcagttagtagttagaggagtacacctggggtgagttactagtatagttagtagttagaggagtacacctggggtgagttactagtatagttagtagttagaggagtacacctggggtgagttactagtgtagttagtagttagtagcaGTTAGTAGTTGGAGTACACCTGTAGAGCCCGCCACCTGAAGAATCTGAAGAcctacacctggggtgagttactagtatagttagtagttagaggagtacacctggggtgagttactagtatagttagtagttagaggagtacacctggggtgagttactagtatagttagtagttagtagcagttagtagttagaggagtacacctggggtgagttactagtatagttagtagttagaggagtacacctggggtgagttactagtatagttagtagttagaggagtacacctggggtgagttactagtatagttagtagttagaggagtacacctggggtgagttactagtatagttagtagttagtagcagttagtagttagaggagtacacctggggtgagttactagtatagttagtagttagaggagtacacctggggtgagttactagtatagttagtagttagaggagtacacctggggtgagttactagtatagttagtagttagtagcagttagtagttagaggagtacacctggggtgagttactagtatagttagtagttagaggagtacacctggggtgagttactagtatagttagtagttagtagcaGTTAGTAGTTAGGAGTACACCTGTAGAGCCCGCCACCTGAAGAACCTTGAGATCAAACCCGGTGTGAGTTAGTTCCCCCTCCTAAATGAAATCTGGCTCCTGTGTTTATGTGTGACCATCATCACCTGCAGACAGCCAACTGTTTAGGTGATGAGCAGCTTGACCCTGTCCTTCTATTCTATGGAGCTATTTAGGTGATGAGCAGCTTGACCCTGTCCTTCTATTCTATGGAGCTATTTAGGTGATGAGCAGCTTGACCCTGTCCTTCTATTCTATGGAGCTATTTAGGTGATGAGCAGCTTGACCCTGTCCTTCTATTCTATGGAGCTATTTAGGTGATGAGCAGCTTGACCCTGTCCTTCTATTCTATGGAGCTATTTAGGTGATGAGCAGCTTGACCCTGTCCTTCTATTCTATGGAGCTATTTAGGTGATGAGCAGCTTGACCCTGTCCTTCTATTCTATGGAGCTATTTAGTTGATGAGCAGCTTGACCCTGTCCTTCTATTCTATGGAGCTATTTAGGTGATGAGCAGCTTGACCCTGTCCTTCTATTCTATGGAGCTATTTAGGTGATGAGCAGCTTGACCCTGTCCTTCTATTCTATGGAGCTATTTAGGTGATGAGCAGCTTGACCCTGTCCTTCTATTCTATGGGGCTATTTAGGTGATGAGCAGCTTGACCCTGTCCTTCTATTCTATGGAGCTATTTAGGTGATGAGCAGCTTGACCCTGTCCTTCTATTCTATGGAGCTATTTAGGTGATGAGCAGCTTGACCCTGTCCTTCTATTCTATGGAGCTATTTAGGTGATGAGCAGCTTGACCCTGTCCTTCTATTCTATGGAGCTATTTAGGTGATGAGCAGCTTGACCCTGTCCTTCTATTCTATGGAGCTATTTAGGTGATGAGCAGCTTGACCCTGTCCTTCTATTCTATGGAGCTATTTAGGTGATGAGCAGCTTGACCCTGTCCTTCTATTCTATGGAGCTATTTAGGTGATGAGCAGCTTGACCCTGTCCTTCTATTCTATGGGGCTATTTAGGTGATGAGCAGCTTGACCCTGTCCTTCTATTCTATGGGGCTATTTAGTTGATGAGCAGCTTGACCCTGTCCTTCTATTCTATGGAGCTATTTAGGTGATGAGCAGCTTGACCCTGTCCTTCTATTCTATGGAGCTATTTAGGTGATGAGCAGCTTGACCCTGTCCTTCTATTCTATGGAGCTATTTAGTTGATGAGCAGCTTGACCCTGTCCTTCTTTATGTTTATTTGATTGTCGGGTTAAAATACTAAATCCCATTTTACTGGCATAAACCATGGTAGGATTGTAGTTAGTGGGGAGTCTGAATGTAAAAACAATAACAATGCTTTCTGTGTTTTTGTCTCCAGAGTCAAATATGTAAGGATCTGGAGCAGGACTTAATGGTAGGTATTCAGccaaatttatttatatttatttataataataatatatgccattttgcagatgtttttatccaaagtgacttacagtcatgcgtgaatatacacaaccgttcaaaagtttggggtcacttagaaatgtccttgtttttaaagaaaagctattttttgtccattaaaataacatcaaattgatcagaaatacagtgtatacattgttaatgttgtagctggaaacagctgacttaaaaaaaaattgaatatctacataggcgtacagaggtccattatcagcaaccatcactcctgtgttccaatggcatgttgtgttagctaatccaagtttataattttaaaaggctaattgatcattagaaaacccttttgcaattattttagcacagctgaaaactgttgttctgattaaagaagcaataaaactggcctgtagactatttgagtatctggagcatctgcatttgtgggttcgattacaggctcaaaatgtccagaaacaaataactttcttctgaaactcgtcagtctattcttgttctgagaaatgaaggctattccatgcgagaaattgccaagaaactgaagatctcgtacaacactgtgtactactcccttcacggaACAGCGCAATCTGGTtcgaaccagaatagaaagaggagtgggaggccccagtgcacaactgagcaagaggacaagtacattagagtgtctagtttgaggtgcttcaggaagcatggggtgaaatcttttcagattacctcaacaaattgacaactataatgccaaaggtctgcaaggctgtaaaaagcaaagtttgaaggacacaattattatttcaattaaaaatcattatttaaaaccttgccaacgtcttgactatatttccaatTCATTTTTTCAATTAATTTCATgtctgttttcatggaaaacaaggacatttcgaagtgaccccaacttttgaacggtagtgtttgTTGAAACTGTATCTAATTAGATTAACTGTAACTAGATTAAATCATAACTAAAACTCATACCTTTACCCATCTTTCTTAACAGGGGGGCGTTCCATCTGTGGCCAGCCCTACACTAGAGCTGAGATGACTGTAATTTCCCCTCTCAACATGGGCTTTCGTTTTCATTTTTGATAACACTTTGTGCCAAGGTGCCAGTTTCAAGGGTTTTGAGTTTTAGAGAATCATTACTAAACACTTAAATGATTAAAGTTGTGTAGGTGACCTCTTCTAGAAAAGCTGCCAGTATTTCTGGCTGAGAATCGCATTCTCTTCTTTAAAAACAATAATTAATGATTGATCAAGTattttcattgtattttttttagaTGTGTGGGGACTCCTTGTAGTCCTTTAATATCCTTGAAGTTGGTACCATTAAGTGTGAGCACAACATTTTTACATAATTTTAAACACCTATGTTAATGTGGTTTTAGTTACAAGcacaaattgtcaacaatgtcaAATCTGATATttgattaaaaatatatttaaaagccCAAATAATTTGCAGAACATCCGTTGTTGTATTTGCGTGACTTGTAAATATAAATGTCCTTTTTGCTTTGGAGTAATTTTTTTCATCAACACCATGAAATCAAATCTTATGTCTATCCTTCAATGTTTGTGTAAATTACCAGTTATCAACAGTCTAATaaaaggggatttttttttttaaaggaatattGTTGATAATTAAGAACTGTATTTTTATGATGGTTTTCTTTAAAAAGCAGCGTCTGTTTTTCAATCTTTGAGTGATACTGAACCAGGGTCAGTCCCCAGGGGACTGGAGTTGCCTATCCCTGGTCTACAGTGTTGAAAGAATTTTTATTTTAGGAACGCCCATCTATGTATGTCCATACCGTTTGTAAAACACAAATTTAAGAAAAGATGGCCGTTCTGGACAAGACCAAAAGAAAGACGTTAGTGCGTTcttactggggtgtagcctaccatgtcctgcaatggaattttatgaatgcTCACCGTTTGTAAAACAGTTTGTTGCATTGGATGTATTGGTCCCAATTCCTGTTGACAAATCAATTtggatacaaacttgaaaccactgacCATGACATTTTAAACTACTGGACAGCCGTTGTGAGTAGCCTGGTTTTCCATTTTACTatgacctgtcctgtttttagaatatgtttgttaacatgtcagcacattttttattttttgattgAGCGTGATATAGGTCAGGCTATTTGATCagagaaacctgcatgatgtaaaaCGTTTTCGGCTCATTGCATTGTCATACATTTTTATCTCCActccagcctgtaggctacagaaaaggccacatactctttctaccaGATGCTATATCTGATGGAATGTGGAGCGCCGTAGCACTGcatctctccaacagcaccctggagaggcaTGCTGGGAATGGACTAGATAAATATTTGGAGTCCCTGCCTTTGACTAAGTGGGCACTTCTTATCACAGGGCGGCATCAGCGCTCACCTAAAAATAAAcatatgccactggttgagagaagttgtcattgttgttggtggtgcgtcttggtcagtttaCCTCAGACAATGTTTACCTCTCATCAATCTGCCGCCATAGacctcatcctgcctaatgagagggCCAGCCTTGctctcacctcatcctgcctaatgagaggcactggtctcacctcatcctgcctaatgagaggcactggtctcacctcatcctgcctaatgagaggaccagccctggtctcacctcatcctgcctaatgagaggaCCAGCCCTGGTCTCATCTCATCCTGCCCAATGAGAGAgtccctggtctcacctcatcctgcctaatgCGAGGACCAaccctggtctcacctcatcctgcctaatgagaggaCCGGCCCTGatctcacctcatcctgcctaatgagaggaccagccctggtctcacctcatcctgcctaatgagaggaccgtccctggtctcacctcatcctgcctaatgagaggccctggtctcacctcatcctgcctaatgagaggaccagccctggtctcacctcatcctgcctaatgagaggaccgtccctggtctcacctcatcctgcctaatgcgaggccctggtctcacctcatcctgcctaatgagaggaccgtccctggtctcacctcatcctgcctaatgagaggaccagccctggtctcacctcatcctgcccaatgagaggaccagccctggtctcacctcatcctgcccaatgagaggaccagccctggtctcacctcatcctgcctaatgagaggaccagccctggtctcacctcatcctgcctaatgagaggaccagccctggtctcacctcatcctgcctaatgagaggaccagccctggtctcacctcatcctgcctaatgagaggaccgtccctggtctcacctcatcctgcccaatgagaggaccagccctggtctcacctcatcctgcctaatgagaggaccagccctggtctcacctcatcctgcctaatgagaggaccagccctggtctcacctcatcctgcctaatgagaggaCCAGCCCTGGTCTCATCTCATCCTGCCCAATGAGAGGAccagccctggtctca harbors:
- the LOC106609830 gene encoding beta-2-microglobulin → MKTVLSVVAFCVVLVTINAKESPPKVQVYSRNPGEHGKDNTLICHVSGFHPPDISIQLLKNGVEIPDAKQTDLAFEQGWQFHLTKSVGFTPDSGEEYTCRVRHLKNLKTYTWESNM